Proteins encoded together in one Sphingomonas radiodurans window:
- a CDS encoding GNAT family N-acetyltransferase — protein sequence MTDWPLRRATAADAPAVAMVAAASFLESFAGILPGDDIVAHCARNSSIAKFAGWAAEAPSVVTLATHPAGGAPVGYSLLATPDLPVAPHDGDIELRRIYALSITRGTGLGHRLMVQAVDDARALGRGRILLGVLGTNVRARAFYEREGFVLAGERRFNVGAGWYDDVIYARSL from the coding sequence ATGACGGACTGGCCGCTGCGCCGCGCCACCGCGGCCGATGCGCCGGCAGTGGCGATGGTCGCCGCCGCCAGCTTTCTCGAATCGTTCGCCGGCATCTTGCCGGGCGACGACATCGTCGCGCATTGTGCCCGCAACAGCTCCATCGCGAAATTTGCCGGCTGGGCGGCGGAAGCGCCAAGCGTCGTGACGCTCGCGACGCATCCCGCTGGCGGCGCGCCGGTAGGCTATTCGCTCCTGGCGACGCCCGACCTGCCGGTCGCGCCACACGATGGCGACATCGAGCTTCGTCGAATATACGCGCTGTCGATTACGCGCGGTACCGGTCTCGGACATCGGCTGATGGTGCAGGCGGTCGACGATGCACGCGCGTTGGGGCGAGGACGCATCCTCCTCGGCGTGCTCGGGACCAATGTCCGCGCCCGCGCCTTCTACGAACGTGAAGGCTTTGTCTTAGCAGGCGAACGCCGGTTCAACGTCGGCGCCGGCTGGTATGATGACGTAATCTACGCCCGCTCGCTCTAG
- the ndk gene encoding nucleoside-diphosphate kinase, with amino-acid sequence MAANRTFSIIKPDATRRNLTGAVTKMLEEAGLRVVASKRIQMTQEQAEGFYAVHKERPFFNDLVSFMISGPVVVQVLEGENAMQRNRDIMGATNPANAEPGTIRKELAESIEANTVHGSDSDENAEIEIAYFFKPEEIVG; translated from the coding sequence ATGGCCGCCAATCGTACTTTCTCGATCATCAAGCCTGATGCCACCCGCCGCAATCTCACTGGTGCGGTCACCAAGATGCTGGAGGAAGCCGGCTTGCGCGTCGTCGCCTCCAAGCGCATCCAGATGACGCAGGAGCAGGCCGAGGGCTTCTACGCGGTTCACAAGGAGCGGCCGTTCTTCAACGATCTGGTTTCGTTCATGATCTCGGGCCCGGTCGTCGTACAGGTGCTTGAGGGCGAGAACGCGATGCAGCGCAACCGCGACATCATGGGCGCTACCAACCCGGCAAATGCCGAGCCAGGCACGATCCGCAAGGAGCTCGCCGAGTCGATCGAAGCGAACACCGTTCACGGTTCGGACTCCGACGAGAATGCCGAGATCGAAATCGCGTATTTCTTCAAGCCTGAAGAAATCGTCGGCTGA
- a CDS encoding DNA polymerase III subunit chi codes for MKVDFYHLTQMPLERALPRIAERIVAGGERLLIVADDEAQRVALDRLLWEYAPESFLPHARLGAGDDTAQPILIAPDVNASNGARNIALVDGEWRDDALDFDRAFHFFDDDRIGAARAAWKGLAAREGVERRYWKQNDAGRWEQAA; via the coding sequence ATGAAGGTCGACTTCTACCATCTGACACAGATGCCGCTCGAGCGTGCGTTGCCGCGCATCGCCGAGCGCATCGTGGCGGGCGGCGAACGGCTGCTGATCGTCGCGGACGATGAGGCGCAACGCGTCGCGCTCGATCGCCTGCTATGGGAATATGCCCCTGAAAGCTTCCTGCCGCACGCGCGGCTCGGGGCGGGCGACGACACCGCACAGCCGATCCTGATCGCGCCGGACGTCAACGCGTCGAACGGCGCACGGAACATCGCGCTGGTGGACGGCGAATGGCGTGACGACGCACTCGATTTCGACCGCGCCTTCCACTTCTTTGATGATGACCGGATCGGCGCCGCCCGCGCCGCGTGGAAGGGGCTTGCCGCGCGCGAAGGCGTGGAGCGGCGTTACTGGAAGCAGAACGATGCCGGTCGCTGGGAACAGGCGGCCTGA